From Bifidobacterium sp. ESL0790, one genomic window encodes:
- a CDS encoding amidohydrolase: protein MAVDSNKQRIMDIVDEKKGEFIEAADRIWETPETRFTVPKSVAQHYKVLEAEGFDIQKGVAGMDYAYIATYGSGKPVIGITAEYDALDNLSQEAGNPDRKPLVVGAPGQGCGHNILGTGALGAAVALKTLMEEKHLKGTLKLFGCPAEESGYGKAFMARDGVFDDVDAAFTWHPSDTTAVAGGSGLAVMQANFSFKGVAAHAAAAPEQGRDALDAATLMTVGVQFLREHIIDAARIHYAYLDAGGQSANVVHPTATLYFFVRAPFLDQAKDIYDRVVKIAKGAAMMTDTELSIDFDSACANYVPNHPLSEDMDKNLDLVGPLELTADELEFERKIQANNPKGYEGPLAERLQAADPSMSKEEAQKIAASSMALRKFPLIYTTDTKGQASTDVGDVSWCTPTAQYYGGFEPLGTPAHSWQWVANGQSSVAHKGLVQAAKTIALTAYDALTDADLLGEAKVAYNEQFKDKPYKSVIPPETHPHG, encoded by the coding sequence ATGGCAGTTGACAGCAACAAGCAGCGGATCATGGACATCGTCGACGAGAAGAAGGGCGAGTTCATCGAGGCGGCGGACCGCATTTGGGAGACGCCGGAGACGCGTTTCACCGTGCCGAAGTCGGTGGCGCAGCACTATAAGGTCCTCGAGGCCGAGGGATTCGACATTCAAAAGGGCGTGGCCGGCATGGATTACGCCTACATCGCCACCTACGGCTCGGGCAAGCCGGTCATCGGCATCACCGCCGAATACGACGCGCTCGACAACCTGAGCCAGGAGGCCGGCAACCCCGACCGCAAGCCGCTCGTCGTGGGCGCTCCCGGGCAGGGCTGTGGCCACAACATTCTGGGCACAGGCGCGCTGGGAGCCGCCGTCGCGCTCAAGACGCTGATGGAGGAGAAGCACCTCAAGGGCACGTTGAAGCTCTTTGGCTGCCCGGCCGAGGAGAGCGGCTACGGCAAGGCGTTCATGGCCCGCGATGGCGTCTTTGATGACGTGGACGCGGCCTTCACCTGGCACCCCTCCGACACCACGGCGGTCGCCGGCGGATCGGGCCTTGCGGTGATGCAGGCCAACTTCAGCTTCAAGGGTGTCGCGGCCCACGCCGCAGCCGCTCCCGAGCAGGGCCGTGACGCGCTCGACGCCGCCACCCTGATGACCGTGGGCGTGCAGTTCCTGCGCGAACACATCATCGACGCCGCGCGTATCCACTACGCCTATCTCGACGCCGGCGGCCAGTCCGCCAACGTCGTTCACCCCACGGCCACGCTCTACTTCTTCGTGCGTGCCCCGTTCCTCGACCAGGCCAAGGATATCTACGACCGCGTCGTCAAGATCGCCAAGGGCGCCGCCATGATGACCGACACCGAGCTTTCGATTGACTTCGATTCCGCGTGCGCCAACTACGTGCCGAACCACCCGTTGAGCGAGGACATGGATAAGAACCTTGACCTGGTCGGGCCGCTGGAGCTCACCGCCGACGAGCTGGAGTTCGAGCGCAAGATTCAGGCCAACAACCCCAAGGGTTACGAGGGTCCTCTCGCCGAGCGCCTGCAGGCCGCCGACCCGAGTATGAGCAAGGAGGAGGCGCAGAAGATCGCCGCTTCGAGCATGGCGCTGCGCAAGTTCCCGCTCATCTACACCACCGACACCAAGGGCCAGGCGTCTACCGACGTCGGCGACGTGAGCTGGTGCACCCCCACGGCGCAGTACTACGGCGGTTTCGAGCCGCTGGGCACGCCCGCGCATTCGTGGCAATGGGTGGCCAACGGCCAGTCCAGCGTGGCCCACAAGGGGCTCGTGCAGGCCGCCAAGACCATCGCGCTGACTGCATACGACGCCCTCACCGACGCCGATTTGCTGGGCGAGGCCAAGGTTGCATACAACGAGCAGTTCAAGGACAAGCCGTATAAGTCGGTGATTCCGCCGGAGACGCATCCGCACGGCTGA
- the ugpC gene encoding sn-glycerol-3-phosphate ABC transporter ATP-binding protein UgpC, whose translation MAKVVFDHVTRIYPGNTEPSVSNLCLDIKDGEFLVLVGPSGCGKSTTLRMLAGLEEVNKGKIFIGDTDVTTMQPKDRDIAMVFQNYALYPHMTVADNMGFALKIAGVPKDEIRQRVEEAAKVLDLTEFLDRKPKALSGGQRQRVAMGRAIVRKPKVFLMDEPLSNLDAKLRVQTRTQIAALQRQLGVTTLYVTHDQTEALTMGDRIAVIKLGELQQVGAPTELYDKPQNVFVAGFIGSPSMNINTHPVVDGKAKIGGDTIDLPAEAVDKLTADDKGQIVVGFRPEDADLAAADEPNAFSLSVANVEDLGSDGYIYGNIITDGSVAEQAATMSDQNKLTTIRVNPRQLPKVGETVKIKIDPTKMHLFSQATELRLN comes from the coding sequence ATGGCAAAAGTCGTATTCGACCATGTCACCCGTATCTACCCCGGCAACACCGAGCCTTCAGTCTCGAACCTCTGCCTCGACATCAAAGACGGCGAATTCCTCGTGCTCGTCGGCCCCTCCGGCTGCGGCAAATCGACGACGCTGCGTATGCTTGCCGGCCTTGAGGAAGTCAACAAAGGCAAGATTTTCATTGGTGACACCGACGTCACCACCATGCAGCCCAAAGACCGCGATATCGCGATGGTCTTCCAGAACTACGCCCTCTACCCGCACATGACCGTGGCCGACAACATGGGCTTCGCCCTGAAGATCGCCGGCGTGCCGAAGGACGAGATTCGCCAGCGCGTTGAGGAGGCCGCCAAGGTCCTCGACCTCACCGAATTCCTCGACCGCAAGCCGAAGGCGCTATCCGGTGGTCAGCGTCAGCGTGTGGCCATGGGCCGAGCCATCGTGCGTAAGCCGAAGGTCTTCCTGATGGACGAGCCGCTTTCCAACCTCGACGCGAAGCTGCGTGTGCAGACCCGTACCCAGATCGCGGCCCTGCAGCGCCAGCTCGGCGTCACCACCCTGTACGTCACCCACGACCAGACCGAGGCCCTGACGATGGGCGACCGCATCGCCGTCATCAAGCTCGGCGAGCTGCAGCAGGTCGGCGCCCCCACCGAGCTCTACGACAAGCCGCAGAACGTCTTCGTCGCAGGCTTCATCGGCTCGCCGTCGATGAACATCAACACCCATCCGGTGGTCGACGGCAAGGCGAAGATCGGCGGCGACACCATCGATCTGCCCGCCGAGGCCGTCGACAAGCTGACCGCGGACGACAAGGGCCAGATCGTCGTCGGGTTCCGTCCGGAGGACGCGGATCTTGCCGCCGCCGACGAGCCGAACGCCTTCTCGCTCAGCGTCGCCAACGTCGAGGACCTGGGCTCCGACGGCTATATCTACGGCAACATCATCACTGATGGCTCCGTCGCCGAGCAGGCCGCCACGATGTCCGACCAGAACAAGCTGACCACGATTCGCGTCAACCCGCGCCAGCTGCCGAAGGTCGGCGAGACCGTCAAGATCAAGATCGACCCGACCAAGATGCACCTCTTCTCCCAGGCCACCGAGCTGCGCCTGAACTGA